The Niastella koreensis GR20-10 genome includes a window with the following:
- a CDS encoding 3'-5' exonuclease, with translation MKLFIYDKFWDALLSLNKTTQIKVTDFISKFRTNSKSAAIHLESIQTFKDQSLKTARIDQKYRAILKEVKASDLYLLVWVDNHDEAMDWAKNKIIDWNEQTQAFQVYTVDEVAAVADAKTAVTNDLFIGEYDGERLIKIGVPEILLPSVLKVNNFEGLEKLESYLPIDVFENLFYLLEGAHIDTLISEVQEGRTNNDELRSKNNARSFIELTDDEIFNEALQGSLQKWKYYLHPSQSAFVYGDFKESIKLSGGAGTGKTIAALHRLKHLAGKVENSLPVLFTTFTKELTENLKGLAQELEIPSGTYLIENIDMLAFRLAQQYYLLRATDKVFGLSAIKKPAEIWEQVLAEKLSSFDEEFLQEEYEAIILDQHIDQQENYLKASRMGRGKAISRKDRFLIWELIEDFNQRKAAEGLYYKEEVYNKVSQYLLQHKTALFAHVIVDELQDFSNIELRFIRSLTQAGPNDLFLVGDPLQNIYNKTINFSKAGINVRGNRSKRLRINYRTTEEIKNFAIKVISEENYDDFEGNVEEKKGYLSLFHGVKPQYPVYRTKNEELEAVAKDINQLVEEGYSFNDIVVAARTKDAVDDFRNHFHKVNIPYVNKNLLNNQNEGVRLSTFHGLKGLEFKQVFLVDVNDRTFPRQPFNFSGLTPEEQQQIIKTEKALFYVACSRAIQRLMISGVGTRSAFASV, from the coding sequence ATGAAACTATTCATATATGATAAATTTTGGGATGCATTATTGAGCCTCAATAAAACCACCCAAATAAAAGTTACGGATTTCATTTCCAAGTTCAGGACCAATTCTAAATCAGCGGCTATCCACCTGGAATCTATTCAAACTTTTAAAGACCAAAGCCTGAAGACGGCGCGTATTGATCAGAAATACAGGGCCATCCTTAAAGAGGTGAAGGCATCGGACTTGTACCTGCTGGTGTGGGTAGACAATCATGATGAAGCTATGGATTGGGCCAAAAACAAAATTATTGACTGGAATGAGCAGACGCAGGCATTCCAGGTGTATACGGTGGATGAAGTGGCCGCAGTGGCAGATGCAAAAACCGCCGTTACAAACGACCTGTTTATAGGGGAGTATGATGGCGAGAGATTGATTAAGATTGGTGTACCCGAAATTCTTTTGCCATCTGTATTGAAGGTGAATAATTTTGAAGGGTTAGAAAAACTGGAAAGCTATTTACCCATTGATGTTTTTGAAAACCTCTTTTATTTATTAGAGGGCGCCCACATAGATACGCTGATTTCCGAAGTACAGGAAGGCCGCACCAACAATGATGAGTTACGCAGTAAAAACAATGCCAGGTCGTTTATTGAACTTACCGATGACGAAATATTCAACGAGGCATTGCAAGGTTCCCTGCAAAAATGGAAATACTATTTGCACCCCTCGCAGTCTGCATTTGTATATGGTGACTTTAAGGAAAGCATCAAACTTTCGGGAGGCGCAGGTACCGGCAAGACCATAGCCGCCCTGCACCGGCTGAAGCATTTGGCTGGAAAAGTGGAAAACAGTTTGCCTGTTTTGTTTACCACCTTCACGAAAGAGCTTACCGAAAATCTTAAAGGCCTTGCCCAGGAACTGGAGATACCTTCAGGAACTTATTTGATAGAAAACATAGATATGCTGGCTTTCAGACTGGCGCAACAATATTATTTGTTACGAGCTACCGATAAAGTGTTTGGCCTTAGCGCTATTAAAAAGCCCGCCGAGATATGGGAGCAGGTGCTTGCAGAAAAACTGTCGTCCTTCGACGAAGAATTTCTGCAGGAAGAATATGAAGCCATTATTTTAGATCAGCACATCGACCAGCAGGAAAATTATCTGAAAGCCAGTCGTATGGGCAGAGGCAAAGCAATAAGCCGAAAAGACCGTTTCCTTATTTGGGAGCTAATAGAAGATTTCAACCAAAGGAAAGCAGCCGAAGGGCTTTATTACAAAGAAGAAGTGTACAACAAAGTGAGTCAATACCTGCTCCAACATAAAACCGCTCTTTTTGCTCACGTCATTGTTGATGAGTTGCAGGATTTCTCGAATATTGAACTTCGATTTATCCGTTCACTTACCCAAGCAGGCCCCAACGATTTGTTTTTAGTGGGAGATCCCCTGCAAAACATTTACAACAAGACAATTAACTTTTCAAAAGCGGGTATCAATGTCCGGGGCAATAGAAGCAAACGGCTGCGCATCAACTACCGCACTACCGAAGAAATCAAAAATTTTGCTATCAAAGTGATCAGCGAAGAAAACTACGATGACTTTGAAGGCAATGTGGAAGAAAAAAAAGGCTACCTGTCTTTATTTCATGGGGTGAAACCGCAATATCCTGTTTACAGAACAAAAAATGAAGAACTGGAAGCTGTAGCTAAAGACATCAATCAGTTAGTAGAAGAAGGCTATTCGTTCAACGACATTGTAGTAGCCGCCAGAACCAAAGATGCCGTTGACGATTTCAGGAATCATTTTCACAAGGTAAATATTCCCTATGTCAATAAAAACCTGTTGAACAATCAAAACGAAGGGGTGAGACTGTCTACTTTTCACGGCCTGAAAGGGCTGGAATTTAAGCAGGTGTTTTTAGTGGATGTCAACGACAGAACCTTTCCCAGGCAACCCTTTAACTTTAGCGGCTTAACTCCGGAAGAGCAGCAACAGATCATCAAAACGGAAAAAGCCTTGTTTTATGTAGCCTGCAGCCGGGCCATACAGCGGTTAATGATTAGTGGAGTTGGAACGAGAAGTGCATTTGCCTCAGTTTAA
- the cas2 gene encoding CRISPR-associated endonuclease Cas2: MYIILVYDIGEKRVAKMLKLCRRYLNWIQNSVFEGEITSVKLKELIHEARRIMEEEKDSLIIFKSREEKWLEKQIVGKEKNDLDNIL, encoded by the coding sequence ATGTACATAATTTTAGTGTATGATATTGGAGAAAAGCGGGTAGCCAAAATGCTCAAACTATGCCGCCGCTACCTGAACTGGATACAGAACAGCGTATTTGAAGGAGAAATTACCAGTGTTAAACTGAAGGAACTCATTCATGAAGCGAGGCGCATAATGGAAGAGGAAAAGGACAGCCTGATCATCTTCAAAAGCCGGGAGGAGAAATGGCTGGAAAAGCAGATAGTTGGAAAAGAAAAAAATGATCTGGATAATATACTTTAG
- the cas4 gene encoding CRISPR-associated protein Cas4 produces MNINATLINLYHVCKREMWLHANGIRMEQTSDTVAEGKLIGETTYPQRAEKYTELEIGGSKIDFYDAKNRVIHEVKKSDSMEEAHEWQVKYYIWLLEQNGIEGVKGVLEYPKLRQTKNIEFTDEDQNYLRKTVQQIEAIIGGESCPPVIKARLCKQCSYYDFCYITET; encoded by the coding sequence ATGAACATCAACGCCACCCTCATTAACCTTTACCACGTCTGCAAACGGGAAATGTGGCTTCATGCCAACGGCATTCGCATGGAACAAACTTCCGACACCGTAGCCGAAGGCAAACTCATTGGTGAAACAACCTATCCACAACGGGCGGAAAAATATACCGAATTAGAAATAGGCGGCAGTAAGATAGACTTTTATGATGCAAAAAATAGAGTGATCCATGAGGTGAAAAAATCCGACAGTATGGAAGAAGCGCATGAATGGCAGGTAAAATACTATATCTGGTTACTGGAGCAAAACGGTATTGAAGGAGTAAAAGGCGTTCTCGAATATCCGAAGCTGCGGCAAACCAAAAATATTGAATTTACAGACGAAGATCAGAACTATTTGAGAAAAACCGTGCAGCAGATTGAAGCCATTATTGGTGGTGAAAGCTGCCCACCGGTAATCAAAGCCAGATTATGCAAGCAATGTTCGTACTACGACTTTTGTTATATCACAGAAACCTGA
- a CDS encoding CRISPR-associated helicase/endonuclease Cas3, with translation MLKSFEDILTNMPDIASILNGHDRYWAHIHPSKKEELLAEHTVLVNSYAEKLVEAHHLDAVIDSLITEHVADWEDAAQCAVIIKQCFVGAIVFHDFGKINENFQLLRMQNYNGFTENKNILLKPSYGHSKLGAFLYSCYCIDSIFKQSISANSKKLLAAHCLLLSYSINQHHSPALFSVTENNSYLSGFKGIYESLRYYIQQYNWSLNDKSVIIVLDKMEDVWLRDIKERRAYKPFPFYTLIKLNFSLLTAADYLATHHYTTSSENGNEGETFDFGVFDKRERVEQIAAHLRLFKHNQAAFGKANSYCFEHPNIRSKDNLNKLREEMAVEVIQTIKENAGKRLFYLEAPTGSGKTNLSAIIATELLLTNPELNKIFYVFPFTTLITQTFGSLKESIGLKDNEIAELHSKAGLASKTDIKEEEDKDGLYADSKRDYIDHLFALYPVTLLSHVKFFDILKTNSKEANYLLHRIANSVVIIDELQSYNPNIWDKMLFFISEYAKHFNIRFVLMSATLPKISGLKIGTNNVPDFVDLLPNARKYITNPNFSQRVTFNFELFNLGKIEISRLADFVLEKSVAYATKHNNVKTIVEFIYKKSAANFFQHIQHTDTFQQIFLLSGTVLESRRKEIINYIKRSNSEENILLITTQVVEAGVDIDMDLGFKNVSLIDSDEQLAGRVNRNASKAACEVYLFKMDDAHILYGKDYRYKKTREEISSEIYQAILTGKDFSQLYEKVIGFIDESNKPLFKDSIMGYTDGLFHFDYPEVDRGFRIIEQESACVFVPLDLHLSIDGAKQSERDAIFSQSELDLLSQFDIYPNLENQISGLAIWSLYERLIERRIKHKKQAGSFDIQQKIDFKRLQSIMSKFTFSLMQFAKDYKELQLFGEEKYGYLYLHGWNEKRIEGKPYSYENGLNNEVFMTSNFI, from the coding sequence ATGTTGAAGTCCTTTGAAGACATATTAACCAATATGCCTGATATCGCAAGCATTCTTAATGGACATGATCGATATTGGGCGCATATTCATCCGTCAAAGAAAGAAGAGCTCCTGGCAGAGCATACAGTATTAGTCAATAGTTATGCAGAAAAATTAGTAGAAGCGCATCATTTAGATGCAGTCATCGATTCACTGATAACAGAGCATGTTGCCGATTGGGAAGATGCAGCACAATGTGCAGTAATTATAAAACAATGCTTTGTAGGTGCCATCGTCTTTCATGATTTTGGAAAAATCAATGAAAACTTTCAACTCCTGCGAATGCAGAATTATAATGGGTTTACTGAAAATAAAAACATCTTATTAAAACCTTCTTATGGGCATTCTAAGCTGGGCGCCTTTCTCTACTCCTGTTATTGCATTGATTCCATCTTTAAACAATCAATTTCAGCTAATTCAAAGAAGCTGCTGGCAGCACATTGTCTTTTGCTCTCCTATAGCATTAATCAGCATCACAGTCCGGCACTTTTTTCAGTTACAGAAAACAATAGCTATCTGTCGGGTTTTAAGGGTATATATGAATCTCTTCGATACTATATTCAGCAGTACAACTGGTCTCTCAATGATAAAAGCGTCATCATAGTCCTTGATAAAATGGAGGATGTTTGGTTACGCGATATTAAGGAGCGCAGGGCGTACAAGCCTTTTCCTTTTTACACACTTATCAAACTAAATTTCTCACTGCTTACTGCGGCTGATTATTTAGCAACGCATCATTATACCACTAGTAGTGAAAATGGGAATGAAGGTGAAACTTTTGATTTTGGTGTGTTCGATAAAAGGGAAAGGGTGGAACAAATTGCGGCGCACCTACGTTTATTCAAACATAATCAGGCTGCCTTTGGCAAGGCTAATAGCTATTGTTTTGAACACCCTAATATCCGTTCAAAGGATAACCTGAACAAGCTACGCGAAGAGATGGCCGTTGAGGTTATTCAGACGATAAAAGAAAATGCAGGAAAACGACTGTTTTACCTCGAGGCTCCTACAGGTAGTGGGAAAACAAACCTTTCTGCCATTATAGCTACAGAACTGCTGCTGACCAATCCAGAACTTAACAAGATCTTTTATGTTTTTCCTTTTACTACACTCATTACTCAAACTTTCGGATCACTAAAAGAAAGTATTGGACTAAAGGATAATGAGATTGCTGAATTGCATAGTAAGGCTGGGTTAGCATCAAAAACTGATATAAAAGAAGAGGAGGATAAGGATGGGCTGTATGCTGACAGTAAAAGAGATTATATCGATCATCTCTTTGCACTTTATCCTGTTACCCTACTTTCACATGTAAAGTTCTTCGATATCCTGAAGACAAACAGCAAGGAAGCCAATTACCTTTTGCACAGGATTGCAAATAGTGTAGTGATTATTGATGAGTTGCAGTCCTACAATCCGAACATATGGGATAAGATGCTCTTTTTCATTAGCGAGTATGCAAAGCACTTCAATATCCGATTTGTGTTAATGTCAGCTACTTTACCTAAAATCAGTGGTTTAAAAATAGGAACGAACAATGTTCCAGACTTTGTGGACCTTTTGCCGAATGCCAGAAAATACATTACTAATCCCAATTTTTCGCAACGTGTTACGTTTAATTTTGAGTTGTTTAATCTGGGTAAAATAGAGATTAGCCGATTGGCGGATTTCGTACTTGAAAAATCGGTTGCTTATGCTACAAAGCACAACAATGTAAAGACCATTGTCGAATTTATTTACAAGAAATCGGCTGCTAACTTTTTTCAACATATACAACATACTGATACCTTTCAGCAAATATTCCTGCTTTCGGGTACTGTGCTGGAATCAAGGCGCAAGGAAATAATCAACTATATCAAACGGAGCAATAGTGAAGAGAACATCTTGCTGATAACAACACAGGTAGTAGAGGCTGGTGTGGATATCGATATGGATTTAGGATTTAAGAACGTCTCGTTGATAGATTCGGACGAACAGCTTGCTGGTCGTGTTAACCGTAATGCCAGCAAGGCTGCTTGCGAGGTATACCTTTTCAAAATGGATGACGCCCATATACTTTACGGAAAAGATTATCGATATAAAAAGACCCGTGAGGAGATAAGTAGCGAAATCTATCAGGCCATTCTAACAGGAAAAGATTTTTCGCAACTCTATGAAAAGGTAATTGGATTTATTGACGAATCCAATAAACCGTTATTCAAAGACTCTATTATGGGTTACACTGATGGACTATTTCATTTTGATTACCCGGAAGTTGACCGTGGGTTTCGCATTATAGAGCAGGAAAGTGCTTGTGTATTTGTGCCGCTTGATTTGCATTTATCAATTGATGGTGCAAAGCAGAGCGAACGGGATGCCATTTTCAGTCAATCGGAGTTGGATTTACTTTCTCAATTTGATATTTATCCTAATCTGGAGAACCAGATTTCCGGATTGGCAATTTGGAGTCTCTATGAACGACTAATCGAACGACGGATTAAACATAAAAAGCAGGCTGGGAGCTTTGATATTCAGCAAAAGATAGACTTTAAGCGATTGCAATCAATCATGTCAAAATTCACTTTTTCCCTAATGCAGTTTGCAAAGGACTATAAAGAGCTACAATTATTTGGTGAAGAGAAATATGGCTATCTCTATCTGCATGGCTGGAACGAAAAGAGGATAGAAGGTAAGCCATATAGTTATGAAAACGGCTTGAATAACGAAGTGTTCATGACCTCAAATTTCATTTAA
- the cas5 gene encoding CRISPR-associated protein Cas5 — MVNEKLISFDLYSDFAFFKKPDFNDGLQLSYNMLHKPALLGILGAIIGLEGYKRKGELPQYFQLLKDIPVSIEPLRHECGNFQKTSVKYTNGVGYANADGNLLVEETMLIKPAYRCYLQLDLTNKTQAKIYEYICTEQCEYIPYLGKNEFQAWVTDMQEWNTLPLKPSASFSINSLFIKEGSVRNQRAETDIAFAFDSMESIGSFSYFERLPTGFNEELMQYQLSDFAFTDWKLKPESKISSLYQLKALQEEKIIQLF; from the coding sequence ATGGTAAATGAAAAATTGATTTCGTTTGACCTGTATTCCGATTTTGCTTTTTTCAAAAAGCCTGATTTTAACGATGGACTGCAGCTTTCGTATAATATGCTGCACAAGCCTGCATTGCTGGGTATTTTGGGAGCCATTATCGGACTGGAAGGCTATAAGCGAAAGGGCGAACTACCACAGTATTTTCAACTACTTAAAGATATACCGGTAAGTATTGAACCTTTGCGGCACGAATGCGGCAACTTCCAAAAAACATCGGTAAAGTATACAAATGGAGTTGGCTATGCCAATGCCGATGGCAACTTGCTGGTAGAGGAAACGATGTTAATAAAGCCGGCCTACCGTTGCTATCTGCAATTAGATTTAACGAACAAAACGCAGGCAAAGATTTACGAGTATATCTGCACGGAACAATGTGAGTATATCCCGTATTTAGGAAAAAATGAATTTCAGGCCTGGGTAACCGATATGCAGGAGTGGAATACCCTGCCACTGAAACCATCTGCTTCATTCAGTATAAATAGCCTTTTTATAAAAGAAGGTTCGGTACGCAACCAACGGGCGGAAACAGATATAGCATTTGCCTTCGATAGTATGGAATCTATTGGATCTTTCAGTTATTTCGAAAGGCTACCTACCGGGTTTAATGAAGAACTAATGCAGTACCAGCTAAGTGATTTTGCATTCACAGACTGGAAGTTAAAGCCTGAATCTAAGATTTCTTCGCTTTATCAACTGAAAGCCTTACAGGAAGAAAAAATAATCCAACTCTTCTGA
- a CDS encoding type I CRISPR-associated protein Cas7, translated as MSTSFNNRVFGCAIIKAINSNYNADFSHQPRTLPDGTVYATDKVLKYSVRNYISKNYPGEKIFYFKSYSEEMQPRNLKETYVKNFGDFPKVDKKDSSKARKAVLSNLLQCVDVRLFGGTFAEEGANLSIHGTTQFTHGVNRFPEGVIYSEQISAPFRNSNEKSADSMQTTLGTQFKLKEGHYVHHLSINPRNLEDMNKAVDSTGVTADDIEKLKEALRNGVTFYDSSAKAGVENELLFWVQLKEESKLVMPSFVELVTVGLDDGRSIDFAKVTALLQKEAVKAQVEKIEVYYNTATTTVINLPANVQVYELN; from the coding sequence ATGAGTACTTCATTCAATAATCGGGTATTTGGTTGCGCTATAATTAAAGCCATTAATTCCAATTACAATGCCGACTTTAGTCATCAGCCGAGAACGCTGCCAGATGGTACCGTGTATGCAACTGATAAGGTGTTGAAATATTCTGTTCGCAACTATATATCTAAAAACTATCCCGGAGAAAAGATTTTCTATTTCAAGAGTTATAGTGAGGAAATGCAACCGCGCAATCTAAAGGAAACATACGTTAAGAATTTTGGCGACTTTCCAAAGGTAGATAAGAAAGATAGTTCCAAAGCCCGCAAAGCCGTATTGAGTAATTTGCTGCAATGCGTAGATGTTCGTCTGTTCGGAGGTACCTTTGCTGAAGAAGGCGCTAATCTTTCTATTCACGGCACTACACAGTTTACTCATGGCGTAAACCGCTTTCCTGAAGGAGTGATCTATTCAGAGCAGATCTCTGCTCCCTTTCGAAACTCCAACGAGAAAAGTGCTGATTCAATGCAAACCACATTAGGCACACAATTCAAATTAAAAGAAGGTCATTATGTACATCACCTGTCGATTAATCCGCGTAACTTGGAAGATATGAACAAGGCCGTAGATAGCACTGGCGTAACTGCGGACGATATTGAAAAGCTAAAGGAGGCGTTAAGGAATGGCGTGACATTCTACGATTCTTCTGCCAAGGCCGGAGTGGAAAATGAGCTGTTGTTTTGGGTGCAGTTGAAAGAAGAATCGAAACTGGTAATGCCCTCTTTTGTAGAACTCGTAACAGTAGGTCTGGACGATGGGCGGAGCATTGATTTTGCAAAGGTTACAGCCCTGTTGCAAAAAGAGGCTGTAAAAGCACAGGTGGAGAAGATCGAAGTGTATTACAATACAGCTACCACAACCGTTATCAATCTCCCTGCCAATGTACAGGTATATGAACTAAATTAA
- the cas6 gene encoding CRISPR-associated endoribonuclease Cas6 yields the protein MRLQLTLTPCAGHSLLPVNYQYPLSAAIYRIIQQADEKYSTFLHDQGYKLNGKSFKLFCFSDLRVPFRIQGDRLHINGSPASLTISFHVDEAATNFIRGIFINQQFEIADKISRTQFSVTHVQLLPNSFASIHHTEPEMVLQPLSPLVVGRKNNKGNYDFLSPADPDFNEWFIHNWIEKYKTINGSATVDVETIRNRISIQLLTPGAEIKSRLITIKAFTTEQTQIRGFTKFRMKVKASKLLLELAMNAGLGLYNAQGLGCMEVSEIIS from the coding sequence ATGCGACTACAATTAACCCTGACACCTTGTGCCGGCCATAGTTTATTACCTGTTAATTATCAGTACCCGCTGTCTGCAGCGATATACAGGATCATTCAACAGGCAGATGAAAAGTATTCGACATTCCTTCATGACCAGGGATACAAACTCAATGGTAAGAGTTTTAAGTTGTTCTGTTTTTCTGATTTGCGTGTGCCTTTTCGCATCCAGGGAGACAGGCTGCATATCAATGGCTCACCGGCTTCGCTTACAATCAGTTTTCATGTAGATGAAGCAGCGACAAATTTCATAAGGGGAATATTTATTAACCAGCAGTTTGAAATTGCCGATAAAATAAGTCGCACACAATTTTCGGTCACCCATGTGCAATTGCTACCAAATTCCTTCGCATCCATTCATCATACTGAACCTGAAATGGTATTGCAGCCCTTATCACCGTTAGTGGTAGGCCGGAAGAATAATAAAGGGAATTATGATTTTTTGAGTCCGGCAGACCCGGATTTTAATGAATGGTTTATTCACAACTGGATAGAGAAGTACAAAACGATTAATGGAAGTGCTACGGTAGATGTGGAGACAATAAGGAACCGCATCAGTATACAACTATTAACACCAGGGGCGGAAATTAAAAGCAGGCTGATCACCATAAAGGCATTTACGACGGAGCAAACACAGATACGAGGGTTTACAAAGTTCCGCATGAAAGTGAAAGCGTCGAAACTATTGCTGGAACTTGCTATGAATGCGGGTTTGGGATTGTATAATGCGCAGGGGTTGGGGTGTATGGAGGTGAGTGAAATTATTAGTTAA